A region from the Sphaerodactylus townsendi isolate TG3544 linkage group LG01, MPM_Stown_v2.3, whole genome shotgun sequence genome encodes:
- the LOC125428178 gene encoding LOW QUALITY PROTEIN: pre-mRNA-splicing regulator WTAP (The sequence of the model RefSeq protein was modified relative to this genomic sequence to represent the inferred CDS: inserted 1 base in 1 codon; deleted 1 base in 1 codon): MTNEEPLPKKVRLSETDFKVLPREELILRWKQYEAYVQALEGKYTDLNSNDVTGLRESEEKLKQQQQESARRENILVMRLATKEQEMQECTNQIQYLKQVQQPSVAQLRSTMVDPAINLFFLKMKGELEQTKDKLEQAQNELSAWKFTPDSQTGKKLMAKCRMLIQENQELGRQLSQGRIAQLEAELALQKKYSEELKSSQDELNDFIIQLDEEVEGMQSTILVLQQQLKETRQQLVQCQQQSQTSAPGTSRTPNSEPTDQGDVMGKDCSRLANGPSNGSSSHQRTSGPGFYREGSGTEDDFPPSPSNGNKLSNHSEDRTGRGSGSYINXLNARYESVDSPFGGEIPLVHWSGSTDSNHGPLGRKKMSDVKGNRTAGSRHVQNGLDSNVNVQGSVL; the protein is encoded by the exons ATGACTAATGAAGAACCACTTCCAAAAAAG gttcgcctcagtgaaacAGACTTCAAAGTTCTGCCTAGGGAGGAATTGATCTTAAG GTGGAAACAATATGAAGCATATGTTCAAGCTCTGGAAGGCAAATATACAGACCTTAACT CTAATGATGTAACTGGATTGAGAGAATCTGAAGAAAAGTtgaagcaacagcagcaagaatctGCTCGAAGGGAAAATATCCTGGTGATGCGTCTAGCAACGAAGGAACAAGAAATGCAAGAGTGTACC AATCAGATCCAGTACCTCAAGCAAGTCCAGCAACCGAGTGTCGCTCAACTGAGATCAACAATGGTGGATCCAGCCATCAACTTATTTTTCCTAAAAATGAAAGGTGAACTGGAACAGACTAAAGACAAACTGGAACAAGCCCAAAATGAACTGAGTGCCTGGAAATTTACACCTGATAG CCAAACAGGCAAAAAGTTAATGGCGAAGTGCCGAATGCTTATCCAGGAGAATCAAGAGCTTGGAAGGCAGCTGTCCCAAGGACGTATTGCACAACTTGAGGCAGAGTTGGCTTTACAGAAGAAATATAGTGAGGAGCTTAAAAGCAGTCAGGATg AACTGAATGATTTCATCATCCAGCTTGATGAAGAAGTAGAAGGTATGCAGAGTACCATTCTAGTCctacagcagcagctgaaggagaCTCGCCAGCAGCTGGTTCAGTGTCAGCAGCAGTCCCAAACCTCAGCCCCAGGTACCAGCAGGACTCCGAATTCTGAACCTACAGATCAGGGAGATGTCATGGGCAAAGACTGCAGTCGTCTGGCTAATGGACCAAGCAATGGCAGCTCTTCCCATCAGAGGACATCTGGGCCTGGTTTTTATAGAGAGGGCAGTGGAACAGAGGATGATTTCCCACCCTCACCAAGCAATGGTAATAAGCTTTCCAACCACTCTGAAGATAGAACTGGCAGAGGATCTGGTAGCTATATAA CACTCAATGCACGGTACGAGAGTGTAGACTCTCCCTTTGGTGGTGAGATTCCTCTTGTTCACTGGTCAGGCAGCACAGACTCCAATCATGGTcctctgggaaggaaaaaaatg tcaGATGTGAAAGGTAACAGAACTGCGGGGTCTCGTCATGTTCAGAATGGTTTGGACTCAAATGTAAATGTACAGGGTTCAGTTTTGTAA